The following are encoded together in the Mycobacteriales bacterium genome:
- a CDS encoding M6 family metalloprotease domain-containing protein: MGQDFCAVAPSPELNERVRAELERLRAENDSPLAAQLDIARQPRMLGFDDGVIIPPASFPLGTSAETMQRAAAERAPLRGSVRVIVVLVDFSDHQMAASTAHFDDVFFSTGVLPHGSVKEYYQEVTGGLVDIVGQTVGPLRMPQTLAWYANGNFGIGRPTGVARANIMAQDAAQAADPLVNYAPFDNDGNGFVDAFVVVHAGGGGEATGNSGDIWSHKWTLPSAYAADGTQIFGYLTIPEDAKIGVCAHELGHLLFGFKDLYDTDGTSEGIGNWCLMGAGSWGGGGDVPAHPSAWCKVDQGWASATAVSSSGALTLPDVKTSRNVHRLWKDGAGGPEYFLIENRQRTGYDSSLPGDGLLIWHVDENQPGNTDENHYFIGLVEADGLRDLELAHNRGDAGDPYPGTSGNTSFTSSSTPGSKSYAGQDTCVSLTGISASGPVMSATVSVSCGKDPRKELKDGKEPFKEFKDRKEPFKESKEPFKEGKDLRDGGLGKPLKDLRDGGGKTPVKDIKDLREGKGPKELVERPGGGGGGFGELSGGGDPLVEAVADLSTRMAALEEALGGQQTGGGEPFIPAELRPTLSGGPSYPTGTAPDRMATGDRDAKREYDTWPAR; this comes from the coding sequence ATGGGGCAAGACTTCTGCGCGGTGGCGCCGAGTCCGGAGCTCAACGAGCGGGTGCGCGCGGAGCTGGAGCGGTTGAGGGCGGAGAACGACAGCCCGCTCGCGGCCCAGCTGGACATCGCGCGGCAGCCGCGCATGCTCGGCTTCGACGACGGCGTGATCATCCCGCCCGCCAGCTTCCCACTCGGCACCTCGGCCGAGACCATGCAGCGGGCGGCGGCCGAGCGGGCGCCGCTGCGCGGCAGCGTCCGCGTCATCGTCGTGCTGGTCGACTTCTCCGACCACCAGATGGCCGCCAGCACGGCGCACTTCGACGACGTGTTCTTCTCCACCGGCGTGCTGCCGCACGGCAGCGTCAAGGAGTACTACCAGGAGGTCACCGGCGGCCTCGTCGACATCGTCGGCCAGACCGTCGGTCCGCTGCGAATGCCGCAGACGCTGGCCTGGTATGCCAACGGCAACTTCGGCATCGGCCGGCCCACCGGCGTCGCCCGGGCCAACATCATGGCCCAGGACGCCGCGCAGGCCGCCGACCCGCTGGTGAACTACGCGCCGTTCGACAACGACGGCAACGGCTTCGTTGACGCGTTCGTCGTCGTGCACGCCGGCGGCGGCGGTGAGGCGACGGGCAACTCCGGCGACATCTGGTCGCACAAGTGGACGCTGCCAAGTGCTTACGCGGCGGATGGCACCCAGATCTTCGGCTACCTGACGATCCCGGAGGACGCGAAGATCGGCGTCTGCGCCCACGAGCTCGGCCACCTGCTGTTCGGCTTCAAGGACCTCTACGACACCGACGGCACATCCGAGGGCATCGGCAACTGGTGCCTGATGGGCGCCGGCTCGTGGGGCGGCGGCGGCGACGTCCCGGCGCACCCGTCGGCGTGGTGCAAGGTCGACCAGGGCTGGGCGTCCGCGACCGCGGTGTCGTCGTCCGGCGCGCTGACCCTGCCCGACGTGAAGACCAGCCGCAACGTGCACCGGCTGTGGAAGGACGGCGCCGGCGGCCCGGAATACTTCCTGATCGAGAACCGGCAGCGCACCGGATACGACTCGTCCCTGCCCGGCGACGGCCTGCTCATCTGGCACGTCGACGAGAACCAGCCCGGGAACACCGACGAGAACCACTACTTCATCGGTCTGGTCGAGGCCGACGGCCTGCGCGATCTCGAGCTCGCGCACAACCGCGGCGACGCCGGCGATCCGTACCCCGGCACCAGCGGCAACACCTCGTTCACGAGCTCCTCGACGCCGGGCTCGAAGTCGTACGCCGGGCAGGACACCTGCGTCTCGCTCACCGGCATCTCGGCCTCCGGCCCGGTGATGTCGGCGACGGTCTCCGTCAGCTGCGGCAAGGACCCGCGCAAGGAGCTCAAGGACGGCAAGGAGCCGTTCAAGGAGTTCAAGGACCGCAAGGAGCCGTTCAAGGAGAGCAAGGAGCCCTTCAAGGAGGGCAAGGATCTTCGCGACGGTGGCCTCGGCAAGCCGCTGAAGGACCTGCGCGACGGCGGCGGCAAGACCCCGGTCAAGGACATCAAGGACCTCCGCGAGGGCAAGGGTCCGAAGGAACTGGTCGAGCGGCCCGGCGGCGGTGGCGGCGGGTTCGGCGAGCTGTCCGGCGGCGGCGATCCGCTCGTCGAGGCCGTGGCCGACCTCTCGACCCGGATGGCGGCGCTCGAGGAGGCCCTCGGCGGTCAGCAGACCGGCGGGGGCGAACCCTTCATCCCGGCGGAGCTGCGCCCGACACTGTCCGGCGGACCCAGCTACCCGACCGGCACCGCGCCGGACCGGATGGCGACGGGCGACCGCGACGCCAAGCGCGAGTACGACACCTGGCCGGCGCGGTGA
- a CDS encoding Zn-dependent alcohol dehydrogenase encodes VFREPGVPIRIEDVDVDAPGPREVLVRTAAAGVCHSDLSIVDGTITALYGLPMVLGHESAGVVEAVGSDVTYVEPGDHVVTCLSIFCGECEYCLSGRPALCPHESQRRASGERPRLSQAGVGLTPASQLGSFAERLLVHEHAVVKIDRAMPLDLASVLGCGLTTGLGAVIYTAGVRPGQTVAVIGCGGVGLGAVQGARLSGARRIVAVDRVAARLDRAARLGATDVIDASQGDAVAAVLDRTGGVDHVFEAVGRAETCQQALKMLGRGGRVTIIGVITTLKLEISGADLMYGRSLGWSMMGSNRFRLDIPYYVELYLQGRLQLDDIVTARVPLQDVNEALAALSRAEGARTVLLFDR; translated from the coding sequence GTCTTCCGGGAACCCGGGGTCCCGATCCGGATCGAGGACGTCGACGTCGACGCGCCCGGCCCTCGCGAGGTCCTGGTCCGCACGGCGGCGGCCGGGGTCTGCCACAGCGACCTGAGCATCGTCGACGGGACGATCACCGCCCTGTACGGGCTGCCGATGGTGCTCGGGCACGAGTCCGCCGGTGTGGTCGAGGCCGTCGGCTCCGACGTAACCTACGTCGAGCCCGGCGATCACGTCGTGACCTGCCTGTCCATCTTCTGCGGCGAGTGCGAATACTGCCTGAGCGGACGCCCGGCGCTGTGCCCGCACGAGTCGCAGCGGCGTGCGTCCGGCGAGCGGCCCCGCCTGTCCCAGGCCGGCGTCGGGCTGACCCCGGCGTCGCAGCTGGGCTCCTTCGCCGAGAGGCTGCTCGTGCACGAGCACGCTGTGGTCAAGATCGACCGGGCCATGCCGCTGGACCTGGCGTCGGTGCTCGGCTGCGGGCTGACGACCGGCCTCGGCGCGGTCATCTACACCGCCGGCGTGCGGCCCGGCCAGACCGTCGCCGTGATCGGCTGCGGTGGTGTCGGGCTCGGCGCGGTCCAGGGGGCCCGGCTCAGCGGCGCCCGCCGGATCGTCGCCGTCGACCGGGTCGCGGCCCGCCTCGACCGGGCCGCCCGGCTGGGAGCGACGGACGTCATCGACGCGAGCCAGGGCGACGCGGTCGCCGCGGTGCTGGACCGTACGGGTGGGGTGGACCACGTGTTCGAGGCGGTCGGCCGGGCCGAGACCTGCCAGCAGGCGCTGAAGATGCTCGGCCGGGGTGGTCGCGTGACGATCATCGGCGTCATCACCACGCTGAAGCTGGAGATCTCCGGGGCCGACCTCATGTACGGGCGGTCGCTCGGCTGGTCGATGATGGGCTCGAATCGCTTCCGACTAGACATCCCCTACTACGTCGAGCTCTATCTCCAGGGCCGTCTGCAGCTCGACGACATTGTCACCGCACGCGTTCCTCTCCAGGACGTCAACGAAGCGCTGGCAGCACTGAGCCGCGCCGAAGGTGCCCGGACCGTTCTCCTGTTCGACCGATGA